A stretch of the Macaca mulatta isolate MMU2019108-1 chromosome 14, T2T-MMU8v2.0, whole genome shotgun sequence genome encodes the following:
- the CORO1B gene encoding coronin-1B isoform X2 codes for MSFRKVVRQSKFRHVFGQPVKNDQCYEDIRVSRVTWDSTFCAVNPKFLAVIVEASGGGAFLVLPLSKTGRIDKAYPTVCGHTGPVLDIDWCPHNDEVIASGSEDCTVMVWQIPENGLTSPLTEPVVVLEGHTKRVGIIAWHPTARNVLLSAGCDNVVLIWNVGTAEELFRLDSLHPDLIYNVSWNRNGSLFCSACKDKSVRVIDPRRGTLMAEREKAHEGARPMRAIFLADGKVFTTGFSRMSERQLALWDPENLEEPMALQELDSSNGALLPFYDPDTSVVYVCGKGDSSIRYFEITEEPPYIHFLNTFTSKEPQRGMGSMPKRGLEVSKCEIARFYKLHERKCEPIVMTVPRKSDLFQDDLYPDTAGPEAALEAEEWVSGRDADPILISLREAYVPSKQRDLKISRRNVLSDSRPAAALGSSRLGAPAATTTAADATPSGSLTRAGVCTHRQGP; via the exons ATGTCCTTCCGCAAAGTGGTCCGGCAGAGCAAATTCCGGCATGTGTTCGGGCAGCCGGTCAAGAACGACCAGTGCTATGAGGACATTCGCGTGTCCCGTGTTACCTGGGACAGCACCTTCTGCGCTGTCAACCCCAAGTTCCTGGCAGTGATTGTGGAGGCCAGTGGCGGGGGTGCCTTTCTGGTGCTACCCCTAAGCAAG ACGGGCCGCATTGACAAGGCCTACCCGACGGTGTGTGGGCACACGGGACCTGTCCTGGACATCGACTGGTGTCCCCACAATGACGAAGTCATAGCCAGCGGCTCGGAGGACTGCACGGTCATG GTGTGGCAGATCCCAGAGAATGGGCTGACCTCCCCACTGACAGAGCCGGTGGTGGTACTGGAGGGGCACACCAAGCGAGTGGGCATCATCGCCTGGCACCCCACGGCCCGAAACGTGCTGCTTAGTGCAG GCTGTGACAACGTGGTACTCATCTGGAACGTGGGCACAGCAGAGGAGCTGTTCCGCCTGGACAGCCTGCACCCTGACCTCATCTACAACGTCAGCTGGAACCGCAACGGCAGCCTGTTTTGCTCAGCGTGCAAGGACAAGAGCGTGCGCGTCATCGACCCCCGTCGGGGCACCCTGATGGCA GAGCGGGAGAAGGCTCATGAGGGGGCCCGGCCCATGCGAGCCATCTTCCTGGCAGATGGCAAGGTGTTCACCACGGGCTTCAGCCGAATGAGTGAGCGGCAGCTGGCACTCTGGGACCCA GAAAACCTCGAGGAACCCATGGCCCTGCAGGAACTGGACTCGAGCAACGGGGCCCTGCTGCCCTTCTACGACCCCGACACCAGTGTGGTCTACGTCTGCGGCAAg GGCGACTCCAGCATCCGGTACTTTGAGATCACAGAGGAGCCCCCCTACATCCACTTCCTGAACACATTCACCAGCAAGGAGCCCCAGCGGGGCATGGGCAGCATGCCCAAGCGGGGCCTGGAGGTCAGCAAGTGCGAGATTGCCCG GTTCTACAAACTTCACGAGCGCAAGTGTGAGCCCATCGTCATGACTGTGCCAAGAAAG TCGGACCTCTTCCAGGATGATCTGTACCCCGACACAGCCGGGCCCGAGGcagccctggaggctgaggagtgggTGAGCGGGCGGGACGCTGACCCGATCCTCATCTCGCTGCGGGAGGCCTACGTGCCCAGCAAGCAGCGGGACCTGAAGATTAGCCGGCGCAACGTGTTGTCTGACAGCCGGCCCGCCGCGGCCCTGGGCTCCTCCCGCCTGGGGGCCCCTGCAGCCACCACCACTGCTGCTGATGCCACTCCCAGCGGCAGCCTGACCAGAGCTGGGGTATGCACCCACAGGCAGGG CCCCTGA
- the CORO1B gene encoding coronin-1B isoform X1 translates to MSFRKVVRQSKFRHVFGQPVKNDQCYEDIRVSRVTWDSTFCAVNPKFLAVIVEASGGGAFLVLPLSKTGRIDKAYPTVCGHTGPVLDIDWCPHNDEVIASGSEDCTVMVWQIPENGLTSPLTEPVVVLEGHTKRVGIIAWHPTARNVLLSAGCDNVVLIWNVGTAEELFRLDSLHPDLIYNVSWNRNGSLFCSACKDKSVRVIDPRRGTLMAEREKAHEGARPMRAIFLADGKVFTTGFSRMSERQLALWDPENLEEPMALQELDSSNGALLPFYDPDTSVVYVCGKGDSSIRYFEITEEPPYIHFLNTFTSKEPQRGMGSMPKRGLEVSKCEIARFYKLHERKCEPIVMTVPRKSDLFQDDLYPDTAGPEAALEAEEWVSGRDADPILISLREAYVPSKQRDLKISRRNVLSDSRPAAALGSSRLGAPAATTTAADATPSGSLTRAGEAGKLEEVMQELRALRALVKEQGERICRLEEQLGRMENGDA, encoded by the exons ATGTCCTTCCGCAAAGTGGTCCGGCAGAGCAAATTCCGGCATGTGTTCGGGCAGCCGGTCAAGAACGACCAGTGCTATGAGGACATTCGCGTGTCCCGTGTTACCTGGGACAGCACCTTCTGCGCTGTCAACCCCAAGTTCCTGGCAGTGATTGTGGAGGCCAGTGGCGGGGGTGCCTTTCTGGTGCTACCCCTAAGCAAG ACGGGCCGCATTGACAAGGCCTACCCGACGGTGTGTGGGCACACGGGACCTGTCCTGGACATCGACTGGTGTCCCCACAATGACGAAGTCATAGCCAGCGGCTCGGAGGACTGCACGGTCATG GTGTGGCAGATCCCAGAGAATGGGCTGACCTCCCCACTGACAGAGCCGGTGGTGGTACTGGAGGGGCACACCAAGCGAGTGGGCATCATCGCCTGGCACCCCACGGCCCGAAACGTGCTGCTTAGTGCAG GCTGTGACAACGTGGTACTCATCTGGAACGTGGGCACAGCAGAGGAGCTGTTCCGCCTGGACAGCCTGCACCCTGACCTCATCTACAACGTCAGCTGGAACCGCAACGGCAGCCTGTTTTGCTCAGCGTGCAAGGACAAGAGCGTGCGCGTCATCGACCCCCGTCGGGGCACCCTGATGGCA GAGCGGGAGAAGGCTCATGAGGGGGCCCGGCCCATGCGAGCCATCTTCCTGGCAGATGGCAAGGTGTTCACCACGGGCTTCAGCCGAATGAGTGAGCGGCAGCTGGCACTCTGGGACCCA GAAAACCTCGAGGAACCCATGGCCCTGCAGGAACTGGACTCGAGCAACGGGGCCCTGCTGCCCTTCTACGACCCCGACACCAGTGTGGTCTACGTCTGCGGCAAg GGCGACTCCAGCATCCGGTACTTTGAGATCACAGAGGAGCCCCCCTACATCCACTTCCTGAACACATTCACCAGCAAGGAGCCCCAGCGGGGCATGGGCAGCATGCCCAAGCGGGGCCTGGAGGTCAGCAAGTGCGAGATTGCCCG GTTCTACAAACTTCACGAGCGCAAGTGTGAGCCCATCGTCATGACTGTGCCAAGAAAG TCGGACCTCTTCCAGGATGATCTGTACCCCGACACAGCCGGGCCCGAGGcagccctggaggctgaggagtgggTGAGCGGGCGGGACGCTGACCCGATCCTCATCTCGCTGCGGGAGGCCTACGTGCCCAGCAAGCAGCGGGACCTGAAGATTAGCCGGCGCAACGTGTTGTCTGACAGCCGGCCCGCCGCGGCCCTGGGCTCCTCCCGCCTGGGGGCCCCTGCAGCCACCACCACTGCTGCTGATGCCACTCCCAGCGGCAGCCTGACCAGAGCTGGG GAGGCTGGGAAGCTGGAGGAGGTGATGCAGGAGCTGCGGGCCCTGAGAGCGCTGGTCAAGGAGCAGGGGGAGCGCATCTGCCGCCTGGAGGAGCAGTTGGGCCGCATGGAGAACGGGGATGCGTAG
- the CORO1B gene encoding coronin-1B isoform X4 — protein MSFRKVVRQSKFRHVFGQPVKNDQCYEDIRVSRVTWDSTFCAVNPKFLAVIVEASGGGAFLVLPLSKVWQIPENGLTSPLTEPVVVLEGHTKRVGIIAWHPTARNVLLSAGCDNVVLIWNVGTAEELFRLDSLHPDLIYNVSWNRNGSLFCSACKDKSVRVIDPRRGTLMAEREKAHEGARPMRAIFLADGKVFTTGFSRMSERQLALWDPENLEEPMALQELDSSNGALLPFYDPDTSVVYVCGKGDSSIRYFEITEEPPYIHFLNTFTSKEPQRGMGSMPKRGLEVSKCEIARFYKLHERKCEPIVMTVPRKSDLFQDDLYPDTAGPEAALEAEEWVSGRDADPILISLREAYVPSKQRDLKISRRNVLSDSRPAAALGSSRLGAPAATTTAADATPSGSLTRAGEAGKLEEVMQELRALRALVKEQGERICRLEEQLGRMENGDA, from the exons ATGTCCTTCCGCAAAGTGGTCCGGCAGAGCAAATTCCGGCATGTGTTCGGGCAGCCGGTCAAGAACGACCAGTGCTATGAGGACATTCGCGTGTCCCGTGTTACCTGGGACAGCACCTTCTGCGCTGTCAACCCCAAGTTCCTGGCAGTGATTGTGGAGGCCAGTGGCGGGGGTGCCTTTCTGGTGCTACCCCTAAGCAAG GTGTGGCAGATCCCAGAGAATGGGCTGACCTCCCCACTGACAGAGCCGGTGGTGGTACTGGAGGGGCACACCAAGCGAGTGGGCATCATCGCCTGGCACCCCACGGCCCGAAACGTGCTGCTTAGTGCAG GCTGTGACAACGTGGTACTCATCTGGAACGTGGGCACAGCAGAGGAGCTGTTCCGCCTGGACAGCCTGCACCCTGACCTCATCTACAACGTCAGCTGGAACCGCAACGGCAGCCTGTTTTGCTCAGCGTGCAAGGACAAGAGCGTGCGCGTCATCGACCCCCGTCGGGGCACCCTGATGGCA GAGCGGGAGAAGGCTCATGAGGGGGCCCGGCCCATGCGAGCCATCTTCCTGGCAGATGGCAAGGTGTTCACCACGGGCTTCAGCCGAATGAGTGAGCGGCAGCTGGCACTCTGGGACCCA GAAAACCTCGAGGAACCCATGGCCCTGCAGGAACTGGACTCGAGCAACGGGGCCCTGCTGCCCTTCTACGACCCCGACACCAGTGTGGTCTACGTCTGCGGCAAg GGCGACTCCAGCATCCGGTACTTTGAGATCACAGAGGAGCCCCCCTACATCCACTTCCTGAACACATTCACCAGCAAGGAGCCCCAGCGGGGCATGGGCAGCATGCCCAAGCGGGGCCTGGAGGTCAGCAAGTGCGAGATTGCCCG GTTCTACAAACTTCACGAGCGCAAGTGTGAGCCCATCGTCATGACTGTGCCAAGAAAG TCGGACCTCTTCCAGGATGATCTGTACCCCGACACAGCCGGGCCCGAGGcagccctggaggctgaggagtgggTGAGCGGGCGGGACGCTGACCCGATCCTCATCTCGCTGCGGGAGGCCTACGTGCCCAGCAAGCAGCGGGACCTGAAGATTAGCCGGCGCAACGTGTTGTCTGACAGCCGGCCCGCCGCGGCCCTGGGCTCCTCCCGCCTGGGGGCCCCTGCAGCCACCACCACTGCTGCTGATGCCACTCCCAGCGGCAGCCTGACCAGAGCTGGG GAGGCTGGGAAGCTGGAGGAGGTGATGCAGGAGCTGCGGGCCCTGAGAGCGCTGGTCAAGGAGCAGGGGGAGCGCATCTGCCGCCTGGAGGAGCAGTTGGGCCGCATGGAGAACGGGGATGCGTAG
- the CORO1B gene encoding coronin-1B isoform X3, giving the protein MSFRKVVRQSKFRHVFGQPVKNDQCYEDIRVSRVTWDSTFCAVNPKFLAVIVEASGGGAFLVLPLSKTGRIDKAYPTVCGHTGPVLDIDWCPHNDEVIASGSEDCTVMVWQIPENGLTSPLTEPVVVLEGHTKRVGIIAWHPTARNVLLSAGCDNVVLIWNVGTAEELFRLDSLHPDLIYNVSWNRNGSLFCSACKDKSVRVIDPRRGTLMAEREKAHEGARPMRAIFLADGKVFTTGFSRMSERQLALWDPENLEEPMALQELDSSNGALLPFYDPDTSVVYVCGKGDSSIRYFEITEEPPYIHFLNTFTSKEPQRGMGSMPKRGLEVSKCEIARFYKLHERKCEPIVMTVPRKSDLFQDDLYPDTAGPEAALEAEEWVSGRDADPILISLREAYVPSKQRDLKISRRNVLSDSRPAAALGSSRLGAPAATTTAADATPSGSLTRAGVCTHRQG; this is encoded by the exons ATGTCCTTCCGCAAAGTGGTCCGGCAGAGCAAATTCCGGCATGTGTTCGGGCAGCCGGTCAAGAACGACCAGTGCTATGAGGACATTCGCGTGTCCCGTGTTACCTGGGACAGCACCTTCTGCGCTGTCAACCCCAAGTTCCTGGCAGTGATTGTGGAGGCCAGTGGCGGGGGTGCCTTTCTGGTGCTACCCCTAAGCAAG ACGGGCCGCATTGACAAGGCCTACCCGACGGTGTGTGGGCACACGGGACCTGTCCTGGACATCGACTGGTGTCCCCACAATGACGAAGTCATAGCCAGCGGCTCGGAGGACTGCACGGTCATG GTGTGGCAGATCCCAGAGAATGGGCTGACCTCCCCACTGACAGAGCCGGTGGTGGTACTGGAGGGGCACACCAAGCGAGTGGGCATCATCGCCTGGCACCCCACGGCCCGAAACGTGCTGCTTAGTGCAG GCTGTGACAACGTGGTACTCATCTGGAACGTGGGCACAGCAGAGGAGCTGTTCCGCCTGGACAGCCTGCACCCTGACCTCATCTACAACGTCAGCTGGAACCGCAACGGCAGCCTGTTTTGCTCAGCGTGCAAGGACAAGAGCGTGCGCGTCATCGACCCCCGTCGGGGCACCCTGATGGCA GAGCGGGAGAAGGCTCATGAGGGGGCCCGGCCCATGCGAGCCATCTTCCTGGCAGATGGCAAGGTGTTCACCACGGGCTTCAGCCGAATGAGTGAGCGGCAGCTGGCACTCTGGGACCCA GAAAACCTCGAGGAACCCATGGCCCTGCAGGAACTGGACTCGAGCAACGGGGCCCTGCTGCCCTTCTACGACCCCGACACCAGTGTGGTCTACGTCTGCGGCAAg GGCGACTCCAGCATCCGGTACTTTGAGATCACAGAGGAGCCCCCCTACATCCACTTCCTGAACACATTCACCAGCAAGGAGCCCCAGCGGGGCATGGGCAGCATGCCCAAGCGGGGCCTGGAGGTCAGCAAGTGCGAGATTGCCCG GTTCTACAAACTTCACGAGCGCAAGTGTGAGCCCATCGTCATGACTGTGCCAAGAAAG TCGGACCTCTTCCAGGATGATCTGTACCCCGACACAGCCGGGCCCGAGGcagccctggaggctgaggagtgggTGAGCGGGCGGGACGCTGACCCGATCCTCATCTCGCTGCGGGAGGCCTACGTGCCCAGCAAGCAGCGGGACCTGAAGATTAGCCGGCGCAACGTGTTGTCTGACAGCCGGCCCGCCGCGGCCCTGGGCTCCTCCCGCCTGGGGGCCCCTGCAGCCACCACCACTGCTGCTGATGCCACTCCCAGCGGCAGCCTGACCAGAGCTGGGGTATGCACCCACAGGCAGGGGTGA
- the PTPRCAP gene encoding protein tyrosine phosphatase receptor type C-associated protein, producing MQGCIQLQVGAASPLEDRPCSPASSRKAGEGLVWTRGPAAGRGRWGMWAGSGSPGHPSLQTSTELTSRSTQPELEVGARRGGACGPMALPCTVGLGMLLALPGALGSGGSAEDSVGSSSVTVVLLLLLLLLLVTGLALAWRRLSRDSGGYYHPARLGAALWGRTRRLLWASPPGRWLQARAELGSPDNDLERQEDEQDADYDHVTDGGLQADPGEGEQLCGEASSPEQVPVRAEEARDSDTEGDLVLGSPGPASAGGSAEALLSDLHAFAGSAAWDDSARAAGGQGLHVTAL from the exons ATGCAAGGCTGCATCCAGCTTCAAGTTGGTGCTGCTTCTCCCTTGGAGGACAGGCCCTGCAGCccagcctcctccaggaaggccgGGGAGGGTCTGGTGTGGACCAGGGGTCCTGCAGCAGGGAGGGGCAGATGGGGTATGTGGGCAGGAAGCGGAAGCCCGGGCCACCCTTCACTGCAGACGAGCACTGAGCTCACTTCTCGCTCAACACAGCCAGAGCTGGAGGTGGGTGCCCGGCGCGGAGGGGCCTGTGGACCAATG GCTCTGCCCTGCACCGTAGGGCTCGGGATGCTGCTGGCCCTGCCAGGGGCCTTGGGCTCAGGTGGCAGCGCGGAGGACAGCGTGGGCTCCAGCTCTGTCACCGTtgtcctgctgctgctgctgctcttgctgCTGGTCACCGGCCTGGCACTGGCCTGGCGCCGCCTCAGCCGTGACTCGGGGGGCTACTACCACCCGGCCCGCCTGGGTGCCGCACTGTGGGGCCGCACACGGCGCTTGCTCTGGGCCAGCCCCCCGGGCCGCTGGCTGCAGGCCCGAGCTGAGCTGGGGTCCCCAGACAATGATCTTGAGCGCCAGGAGGATGAGCAGGACGCAGACTATGACCACGTCACGGATGGTGGCCTGCAGGCTGACCCCGGGGAAGGCGAGCAGCTATGTGGAGAGGCGTCCAGCCCAGAGCAGGTCCCCGTGCGGGCTGAGGAAGCCAGAGACAGTGACACGGAGGGCGACCTGGTCCTTGGCTCCCCAGGACCAGCAAGCGCAGGGGGCAGTGCTGAGGCCCTGCTGAGTGACCTGCACGCCTTTGCTGGCAGCGCGGCCTGGGACGACAGCGCCAGGGCAGCTGGGGGCCAGGGCCTCCATGTCACCGCACTGTAG
- the RPS6KB2 gene encoding ribosomal protein S6 kinase beta-2 isoform X1 codes for MAAVFDLDLETEEGSEGEGEGEPELSSADVCPFAELRAAGLEPVGHYEEVELTETSVNLCPERIGPHCFELLRVLGKGGYGKVFQVRKVQGTNLGKIYAMKVLRKAKIVRNAKDTAHTRAERNILESVKHPFIVELAYAFQTGGKLYLILECLSGGELFTHLEREGIFLEDTACFYLAEITLALGHLHSQGIIYRDLKPENIMLSSQGHIKLTDFGLCKESIHEGAVTHTFCGTIEYMAPEILVRSGHNRAVDWWSLGALMYDMLTGSPPFTAENRKKTMDKIIKGKLALPPYLTPDARDLVKKFLKRNPSQRIGGGPGDAADVQRHPFFRHVNWDDLLARRVDPPFRPCLQSEEDVSQFDTRFTRQTPVDSPDDTALSESANQAFLGFTYVAPSVLDSIKEGFSFQPKLRSPRRLNSSPRAPISPLKFSPFEGFRPSPSLPEPMEPPLPPLLPPPPPLPPSITAPLPIRPPSGTKKSKRGRGRPGR; via the exons ATGGCGGCCGTGTTTGATTTGGATTTGGAGACGGAGGAAGGCAGCGAGGGCGAGGGCGAGGGCGAGCCAGAGCTCAGCTCCGCG GACGTGTGTCCCTTTGCCGAGTTGAGGGCAGCTGGCCTGGA GCCTGTGGGACACTATGAAGAGGTGGAGCTGACTGAGACCAGCGTGAACCTCTGCCCAGAGCGCATCGGGCCCCACTGCTTTGAGCTGCTGCGTGTGCTGGGCAAGGGGGGCTATGGCAAG GTGTTCCAGGTGCGAAAGGTGCAAGGCACCAACTTGGGCAAAATATATGCCATGAAAGTCCTAAGGAAG GCCAAAATTGTGCGCAACGCCAAGGACACAGCACACACACGGGCTGAGCGGAACATTCTGGAGTCTGTGAAGCACCCCTTTATTGTGGAACTGGCCTATGCCTTCCAGACTGGTGGCAAACTCTACCTCATCCTTGAGTGCCTCAGTG GTGGCGAGCTCTTCACGCATCTGGAGCGAGAGGGCATCTTCCTGGAAGATACAGCCTG CTTCTACCTGGCCGAGATCACGCTGGCCTTGGGCCATCTCCACTCCCAGGGCATCATCTACCGGGACCTCAAGCCCGAGAACATCATGCTCAGCAGCCAGG GCCACATCAAACTGACTGACTTTGGACTCTGCAAGGAGTCGATCCATGAGGGCGCTGTCACTCACACCTTCTGCGGCACCATTGAGTACAT GGCTCCTGAGATTCTGGTGCGCAGTGGCCACAACCGGGCTGTGGACTGGTGGAGCCTGGGGGCCCTGATGTACGACATGCTCACTGGATCG cccccctTCACTGCAGAGAACCGGAAGAAAACCATGGATAAGATCATCAAGGGCAAGCTGGCGCTGCCCCCCTACCTCACCCCAGATGCCCGGGACCTTGTCAAAAAG TTTCTGAAACGGAATCCCAGCCAGAGGATTGGGGGTGGTCCAGGGGATGCTGCTGATGTGCAG AGGCATCCCTTTTTCCGGCACGTGAATTGGGACGACCTTCTGGCCCGGCGTGTGGACCCCCCTTTCAGGCCCTGTCTG CAGTCGGAGGAGGACGTGAGCCAGTTTGATACCCGCTTCACACGGCAGACGCCGGTGGACAGTCCCGATGACACGGCCCTCAGTGAGAGTGCCAACCAGGCCTTCCTG GGCTTCACGTACGTGGCGCCGTCTGTCCTGGACAGCATCAAGGAGGGCTTCTCCTTCCAGCCCAAGCTGCGCTCACCTAGGCGCCTCAACAGTAGCCCCCGGGCCCCCATCAG CCCCCTCAAGTTCTCCCCCTTTGAGGGGTTTCggcccagccccagcctgccGGAGCCCATGGAGCCACCTCTACCTCCACTCctgccaccgccgccgccactgCCACCCTCAATCACCGCCCCTCTCCCCATCCGTCCCCCCTCAGGGACCAAGAAGTCCAAGAGGGGCCGTGGGCGTCCAGGACGCTAG
- the RPS6KB2 gene encoding ribosomal protein S6 kinase beta-2 isoform X2: MAAVFDLDLETEEGSEGEGEGEPELSSADVCPFAELRAAGLEPVGHYEEVELTETSVNLCPERIGPHCFELLRVLGKGGYGKVFQVRKVQGTNLGKIYAMKVLRKAKIVRNAKDTAHTRAERNILESVKHPFIVELAYAFQTGGKLYLILECLSGGELFTHLEREGIFLEDTACFYLAEITLALGHLHSQGIIYRDLKPENIMLSSQGHIKLTDFGLCKESIHEGAVTHTFCGTIEYMAPEILVRSGHNRAVDWWSLGALMYDMLTGSPPFTAENRKKTMDKIIKGKLALPPYLTPDARDLVKKRHPFFRHVNWDDLLARRVDPPFRPCLQSEEDVSQFDTRFTRQTPVDSPDDTALSESANQAFLGFTYVAPSVLDSIKEGFSFQPKLRSPRRLNSSPRAPISPLKFSPFEGFRPSPSLPEPMEPPLPPLLPPPPPLPPSITAPLPIRPPSGTKKSKRGRGRPGR; the protein is encoded by the exons ATGGCGGCCGTGTTTGATTTGGATTTGGAGACGGAGGAAGGCAGCGAGGGCGAGGGCGAGGGCGAGCCAGAGCTCAGCTCCGCG GACGTGTGTCCCTTTGCCGAGTTGAGGGCAGCTGGCCTGGA GCCTGTGGGACACTATGAAGAGGTGGAGCTGACTGAGACCAGCGTGAACCTCTGCCCAGAGCGCATCGGGCCCCACTGCTTTGAGCTGCTGCGTGTGCTGGGCAAGGGGGGCTATGGCAAG GTGTTCCAGGTGCGAAAGGTGCAAGGCACCAACTTGGGCAAAATATATGCCATGAAAGTCCTAAGGAAG GCCAAAATTGTGCGCAACGCCAAGGACACAGCACACACACGGGCTGAGCGGAACATTCTGGAGTCTGTGAAGCACCCCTTTATTGTGGAACTGGCCTATGCCTTCCAGACTGGTGGCAAACTCTACCTCATCCTTGAGTGCCTCAGTG GTGGCGAGCTCTTCACGCATCTGGAGCGAGAGGGCATCTTCCTGGAAGATACAGCCTG CTTCTACCTGGCCGAGATCACGCTGGCCTTGGGCCATCTCCACTCCCAGGGCATCATCTACCGGGACCTCAAGCCCGAGAACATCATGCTCAGCAGCCAGG GCCACATCAAACTGACTGACTTTGGACTCTGCAAGGAGTCGATCCATGAGGGCGCTGTCACTCACACCTTCTGCGGCACCATTGAGTACAT GGCTCCTGAGATTCTGGTGCGCAGTGGCCACAACCGGGCTGTGGACTGGTGGAGCCTGGGGGCCCTGATGTACGACATGCTCACTGGATCG cccccctTCACTGCAGAGAACCGGAAGAAAACCATGGATAAGATCATCAAGGGCAAGCTGGCGCTGCCCCCCTACCTCACCCCAGATGCCCGGGACCTTGTCAAAAAG AGGCATCCCTTTTTCCGGCACGTGAATTGGGACGACCTTCTGGCCCGGCGTGTGGACCCCCCTTTCAGGCCCTGTCTG CAGTCGGAGGAGGACGTGAGCCAGTTTGATACCCGCTTCACACGGCAGACGCCGGTGGACAGTCCCGATGACACGGCCCTCAGTGAGAGTGCCAACCAGGCCTTCCTG GGCTTCACGTACGTGGCGCCGTCTGTCCTGGACAGCATCAAGGAGGGCTTCTCCTTCCAGCCCAAGCTGCGCTCACCTAGGCGCCTCAACAGTAGCCCCCGGGCCCCCATCAG CCCCCTCAAGTTCTCCCCCTTTGAGGGGTTTCggcccagccccagcctgccGGAGCCCATGGAGCCACCTCTACCTCCACTCctgccaccgccgccgccactgCCACCCTCAATCACCGCCCCTCTCCCCATCCGTCCCCCCTCAGGGACCAAGAAGTCCAAGAGGGGCCGTGGGCGTCCAGGACGCTAG